GCATATTACCTTTTTGACAGCTATATTTTCTGTAGTATTATAAAAAACAGCTTTTAATTAGTTAATTATACTTATTTATTTTTATTATAAAAGTTTGGGTAAAAATATGAACTCTATGGAAATAAGAGAAAAATTCTTAAACTATTTTAAAAAAAATGGTCATGAAATCGTTTCTAGCTCTTCATTGATACCAGCCCAAGATCCTACATTATTGTTTACTAATGCCGGAATGAACCAATTTAAAGACCTTTTTTTAGGCAATGAAAAAAGATTATATAAAACAGCTTGCTCCATTCAAAAATGTGTAAGAGCCGGCGGAAAACATAATGATCTTGAAGAAGTTGGTTTTACAAATAGACACCTCACATTTTTTGAAATGATGGGTAACTTTTCATTCGGAGATTACTTCAAAAAAGATGCCATAAAATATGCTTGGGAATTTTTGACAAAAGAAGTAAATATCAATCCAAAAGATTTAAAAATTACTATTTATAAAGACGACGATCAGGCCTATGAAATCTGGAACAAAATTATAGGTATTCCGGCAGATAAAATTTACAGACTTGGTGAAAAAGAAAATTTTTGGCAAATGGGCGATACCGGACCTTGTG
Above is a genomic segment from Candidatus Dependentiae bacterium containing:
- a CDS encoding alanine--tRNA ligase is translated as MNSMEIREKFLNYFKKNGHEIVSSSSLIPAQDPTLLFTNAGMNQFKDLFLGNEKRLYKTACSIQKCVRAGGKHNDLEEVGFTNRHLTFFEMMGNFSFGDYFKKDAIKYAWEFLTKEVNINPKDLKITIYKDDDQAYEIWNKIIGIPADKIYRLGEKENFWQMGDTGPCGPCTEIHFDNGKDVGCKSDHCDPSCSCGRFTEIWNLVFMQFERQQDGRLIPLQQTGIDTGMGFERLNMILQKK